A region of Pseudomonas putida DNA encodes the following proteins:
- the pheT gene encoding phenylalanine--tRNA ligase subunit beta, which yields MKFSEQWLRGWVNPQVSRDELVARLSMAGLEVDSVTPAAGQFSGIVVGEILATEQHPDADKLRVCQVSNGQETFQVVCGAPNARPGIKIPFAMIGAELSDDFKIKKAKLRGVESFGMLCSAAELQISEENDGLLELAADAPVGEDIRQYLSLDDASIEIGLTPNRGDCLSLAGLARDVSALYNVPVTRPVVPAVPPAHDEVRPVEVSAPAACPRYLGRVIRNVDLSKPTPLWMVERLRRSDVRSIDAAVDITNYVMLELGQPMHAFDLAEINGGIRVRMAEEGEKLVLLDGQEVALRADTLVIADHTRALAIAGVMGGEHSGVNTEKTRDLFLESAFFEPISVAGKARSYGLHTDASHRYERGVDSQLAREAMERATALLLEIVGGEAGPIIEAVSEQHLPNVAPVTLRAERITQMLGMELEAAQVEQLLNALELTTTANGAGQWTVNVPSHRFDISLEVDLIEELARLYGYNNLPVRYPQARLAPQGKPETRGDLPNLRRLLVARGYQEAITYSFIDPKLFELFTPGVEPLLLANPISSDMAAMRASLWPGLVKALQHNLNRQQDRVRLFESGLRFVGQLGNLEQQPMIAGVVTGSRLPEGWANGRDGIDFFDVKADVEALLGYSGALSDFTFSAGKHPALHPGQTALIERDGKPVGHLGAIHPELAKALGLDRPVFLFELVLGDVVEGRLPKFSELSKFPETRRDLALIAGRDVASNAVLELIRDNAGEWLTDLRLFDVYQGKGIDPDRKSLAVGLTWQHPSRTLNDDEVNVTLQNILTSLEQRLNTTLRK from the coding sequence ATGAAATTCAGTGAACAGTGGCTGCGCGGTTGGGTAAACCCGCAAGTCTCCCGTGACGAACTGGTCGCCCGCCTGTCCATGGCCGGCCTCGAAGTCGACAGCGTGACCCCCGCTGCCGGCCAGTTCAGCGGCATCGTCGTGGGCGAAATCCTCGCCACCGAGCAACACCCGGACGCCGACAAGTTGCGCGTCTGCCAGGTCAGCAACGGCCAGGAAACCTTCCAGGTGGTCTGCGGCGCCCCCAATGCGCGCCCGGGCATCAAGATCCCGTTCGCCATGATCGGCGCCGAACTGTCGGACGACTTCAAGATCAAGAAAGCCAAGCTGCGCGGCGTCGAGTCGTTCGGCATGCTGTGCTCGGCTGCCGAGCTGCAGATCAGCGAAGAGAACGACGGCCTGCTGGAACTGGCGGCTGACGCCCCGGTTGGCGAAGACATTCGCCAGTACCTGAGCCTTGACGACGCCAGCATCGAGATCGGCCTGACCCCGAATCGCGGTGACTGCTTGTCCCTGGCCGGCCTGGCCCGCGACGTCAGCGCCCTGTACAACGTACCGGTCACCCGCCCAGTCGTCCCGGCTGTACCGCCTGCCCACGACGAAGTGCGCCCGGTCGAGGTTTCTGCCCCGGCTGCCTGCCCACGCTACCTGGGCCGCGTCATCCGCAACGTCGACCTGTCCAAACCGACCCCGCTGTGGATGGTTGAACGTCTGCGCCGCAGTGACGTGCGCAGCATCGACGCCGCCGTCGACATCACCAACTACGTGATGCTCGAACTCGGCCAGCCGATGCACGCCTTCGACCTCGCCGAAATCAACGGTGGCATCCGCGTACGCATGGCCGAAGAGGGCGAAAAACTCGTCCTGCTCGACGGCCAGGAAGTCGCCCTGCGCGCCGACACCTTGGTCATCGCCGACCACACCCGCGCCTTGGCCATTGCTGGCGTCATGGGTGGCGAGCACAGCGGCGTCAACACCGAAAAAACCCGCGACCTGTTCCTCGAAAGCGCCTTCTTCGAGCCAATCTCGGTCGCTGGCAAGGCCCGTTCCTATGGCCTGCACACCGATGCCTCGCACCGCTACGAGCGCGGCGTCGACTCGCAGCTGGCCCGCGAAGCCATGGAACGCGCCACTGCGTTGCTGCTGGAAATCGTCGGCGGCGAAGCCGGCCCGATCATCGAAGCCGTCAGCGAACAGCACCTGCCGAACGTCGCCCCGGTAACCCTGCGCGCCGAACGTATCACCCAGATGCTCGGCATGGAGCTGGAAGCCGCCCAGGTGGAGCAACTGCTCAACGCCCTGGAGCTGACCACCACGGCAAACGGGGCAGGGCAGTGGACCGTCAACGTCCCGAGCCACCGCTTCGACATCAGCCTGGAAGTCGACCTGATCGAAGAACTGGCCCGCCTGTACGGCTACAACAACTTGCCGGTCCGCTACCCACAGGCGCGCCTCGCGCCCCAGGGCAAGCCGGAAACCCGCGGTGACCTGCCGAACCTGCGCCGCCTGCTGGTCGCCCGCGGCTACCAGGAAGCCATTACCTACAGCTTCATCGACCCGAAGCTGTTCGAACTGTTCACCCCTGGCGTCGAGCCACTGCTGCTGGCCAACCCGATCTCCAGCGACATGGCCGCCATGCGCGCGTCCCTGTGGCCGGGCCTGGTCAAGGCACTGCAGCACAACCTCAACCGCCAGCAAGATCGCGTACGCCTGTTCGAAAGCGGCCTGCGCTTCGTCGGCCAGCTCGGTAACCTTGAGCAGCAACCGATGATCGCCGGCGTCGTCACCGGCAGCCGCCTGCCAGAAGGCTGGGCGAACGGCCGCGACGGCATCGACTTCTTCGATGTAAAAGCCGACGTTGAAGCCCTGCTGGGCTACTCCGGCGCCCTGAGCGACTTCACCTTCAGCGCGGGTAAACACCCCGCGCTGCACCCCGGCCAGACCGCCCTCATCGAGCGCGACGGCAAGCCAGTCGGCCACCTTGGCGCCATCCACCCCGAGCTTGCCAAAGCCCTGGGCTTGGACCGCCCGGTGTTCCTGTTCGAGCTGGTGTTGGGTGACGTGGTCGAAGGCCGCCTGCCGAAGTTCAGCGAACTGTCCAAGTTCCCAGAAACCCGTCGTGACCTGGCTTTGATTGCAGGACGTGATGTAGCTTCTAACGCGGTGCTTGAATTAATTCGTGACAATGCAGGCGAATGGCTTACAGACCTCAGGCTGTTTGATGTCTACCAAGGTAAAGGCATTGATCCTGATAGAAAAAGCCTGGCCGTCGGCTTGACCTGGCAGCATCCATCGCGCACTCTTAACGACGATGAGGTGAACGTAACCCTGCAAAATATCCTCACCTCGCTCGAACAAAGGTTGAACACCACGTTAAGGAAATAA
- the pheS gene encoding phenylalanine--tRNA ligase subunit alpha, with product MENLDALVSQALEAVERAEDINALEQIRVQYLGKKGELTQVMKTLGNLPAEERPKVGALINDAKERVTEVLNARKAAYEEAELSARLAAECIDVTLPGRGQTTGGLHPITRTLERIEQFFTHIGYGIAEGPEVEDDYHNFEALNIPGHHPARAMHDTFYFNANMLLRTHTSPVQVRTMESTQPPIRIVCPGRVYRCDSDITHSPMFHQVEGLLIDRDINFADLKGTIEEFLRVFFEKELAVRFRPSFFPFTEPSAEVDIQCVMCSGKGCRVCKQTGWLEVMGCGMVHPNVLRMSGIDPEEFQGFAFGMGAERLAMLRYGVNDLRLFFDNDLRFLAQFR from the coding sequence ATGGAAAACCTGGATGCGCTGGTCTCCCAAGCCCTTGAGGCCGTAGAGCGCGCTGAAGACATCAATGCCCTGGAACAGATCCGGGTTCAATATCTCGGCAAGAAAGGCGAGCTGACCCAGGTGATGAAGACCCTGGGCAACCTGCCAGCCGAAGAGCGGCCGAAAGTCGGCGCGCTGATCAACGACGCCAAGGAACGCGTCACCGAGGTGCTCAACGCACGCAAGGCCGCCTATGAAGAAGCCGAGCTCAGCGCTCGCCTGGCTGCCGAATGCATTGACGTGACCCTACCAGGCCGTGGCCAGACCACCGGTGGCCTGCACCCGATCACCCGTACACTTGAGCGCATCGAGCAGTTCTTCACCCACATCGGCTACGGCATCGCCGAAGGCCCAGAGGTCGAAGACGACTACCACAACTTCGAAGCGCTCAACATCCCCGGCCACCACCCGGCCCGGGCGATGCACGACACCTTCTATTTCAATGCCAACATGCTGCTGCGCACTCACACCTCGCCGGTGCAGGTGCGGACCATGGAGTCCACCCAGCCGCCCATTCGCATTGTCTGCCCGGGCCGCGTCTACCGCTGCGACTCGGATATCACCCACTCGCCGATGTTCCACCAGGTCGAAGGCCTGCTGATCGATCGCGATATCAACTTCGCCGACCTCAAGGGCACCATCGAAGAATTCCTGCGCGTCTTCTTCGAAAAAGAACTGGCCGTGCGCTTCCGCCCGTCGTTCTTCCCCTTCACCGAGCCGTCCGCCGAAGTCGACATCCAGTGCGTGATGTGTTCCGGCAAGGGCTGCCGCGTCTGCAAGCAGACCGGTTGGCTCGAAGTCATGGGCTGCGGCATGGTCCACCCGAACGTGCTGCGCATGTCCGGCATCGACCCTGAAGAGTTCCAGGGCTTCGCCTTCGGCATGGGCGCCGAGCGCCTGGCCATGCTGCGCTATGGCGTCAACGATTTGCGTCTGTTCTTCGACAACGACCTGCGGTTCTTAGCCCAATTCCGCTAG
- the rplT gene encoding 50S ribosomal protein L20: MARVKRGVIARKRHKKILKLAKGYYGARSRVFRVAKQAVIKAGQYAYRDRRQKKRQFRALWIARINAGARNNGLSYSRLIAGLKKASIEIDRKVLADLAVNEKAAFAAIVEKAKAVLA; encoded by the coding sequence ATGGCTCGTGTAAAGCGCGGCGTTATCGCTCGTAAGCGTCACAAAAAAATTCTGAAACTGGCTAAAGGCTACTACGGTGCACGCTCGCGCGTATTCCGCGTTGCCAAGCAGGCTGTCATCAAGGCAGGCCAATACGCCTACCGCGACCGTCGCCAGAAAAAACGTCAGTTCCGCGCACTGTGGATCGCTCGTATCAACGCCGGTGCCCGCAACAACGGTCTGTCTTACAGCCGTCTGATTGCTGGCCTGAAAAAGGCGTCGATCGAAATCGACCGTAAGGTTCTGGCCGATCTGGCAGTGAACGAAAAAGCGGCGTTTGCTGCGATTGTCGAGAAAGCTAAAGCCGTTCTGGCTTAA
- the rpmI gene encoding 50S ribosomal protein L35 codes for MPKMKTKSGAAKRFLKTATGFKHKHAFKSHILTKMSTKRKRQLRGSSMLHPSDVAKVARMLRVR; via the coding sequence ATGCCAAAAATGAAAACCAAGAGCGGTGCTGCGAAGCGTTTCCTGAAAACGGCTACCGGCTTCAAGCACAAGCACGCTTTCAAGAGCCACATCCTGACCAAAATGTCGACCAAGCGTAAGCGTCAACTGCGTGGTAGCAGCATGCTGCACCCGTCTGACGTCGCGAAAGTCGCGCGCATGCTGCGCGTTCGTTAA
- the infC gene encoding translation initiation factor IF-3, giving the protein MTIKRDMRNDKRAAPKAPINENISAQEVRLIGADGEQLGIVSIHEALRIAEEAKLDLVEISADAVPPVCKVLDYGKSLFEKKKQQAAAKKNQKIIQIKEIKFRPGTEDGDYQVKLRNLVRFLTDGDKAKISLRFRGREMAHQELGMELLKRVEADLAEYGTVEQHPKMEGRQLMMVIAPKKKK; this is encoded by the coding sequence ATGACTATTAAGCGTGATATGAGAAACGATAAACGTGCTGCACCGAAGGCCCCGATCAACGAGAATATCTCGGCTCAAGAGGTTCGGTTAATCGGTGCTGACGGTGAGCAGCTGGGCATCGTCTCGATCCACGAAGCGCTTCGTATCGCTGAAGAAGCGAAGCTGGATCTGGTAGAAATTTCTGCCGACGCCGTACCACCTGTCTGCAAGGTCCTCGACTACGGCAAAAGCCTCTTCGAGAAGAAAAAGCAGCAGGCTGCAGCGAAGAAGAACCAGAAGATCATCCAGATCAAAGAAATCAAGTTTCGTCCAGGGACGGAGGATGGGGATTACCAGGTAAAACTACGCAACCTGGTACGTTTCCTTACCGATGGGGACAAGGCCAAGATCTCTCTGAGATTCCGTGGTCGTGAGATGGCCCACCAGGAGCTGGGCATGGAGCTGTTGAAGCGGGTCGAAGCTGACCTCGCCGAATACGGCACCGTTGAGCAGCATCCTAAGATGGAAGGACGCCAGCTTATGATGGTCATCGCCCCCAAGAAAAAGAAGTAA
- the thrS gene encoding threonine--tRNA ligase, translated as MPTITLPDGSQRSFDHAVSVAEVAASIGAGLAKATLAGKVDGKLVDACDLITHDATLQIITPKDEEGLEIIRHSCAHLIGHAVKQLYPTAKMVIGPVIDEGFYYDIAYERPFTPEDMAAIEKRMLQLIEKDYDVVKKMTPRAEVIDVFKTRGEDYKLRLVEEMPDEQAMGLYYHEEYVDMCRGPHVPNTRFLKAFKLTKLSGAYWRGDAKNEQLQRVYGTAWADKKQLAAYIQRIEEAEKRDHRKIGKQLDLFHLQEEAPGMVFWHPDGWTVYQVLEQYMRKVQRDNNYLEIKTPQVVDRILWERSGHWSNYAENMFTTSSENRDYAVKPMNCPCHVQVFNQGLKSYRDLPMRLAEFGACHRNEPSGALHGIMRVRGFTQDDAHIFCTEDQVKKEAADFIKLTLDVYKDFGFSDIAMKLSTRPAKRVGSEELWDRAEGALADALNESGLEWEYQPGEGAFYGPKIEFTLRDCLGRNWQCGTLQYDPNLPERLDASYIAEDNSRKRPVMLHRAILGSFERFIGMLIEHYAGVFPAWLAPTQAVIMNITDKQADFALEVEKSLNGSGFRAKSDLRNEKIGFKIREHTLLKVPYLLVIGDREVETQTVAVRTREGADLGSMPVAQFAELLTQAVSRRGRQESE; from the coding sequence ATGCCCACTATTACTCTTCCCGATGGCAGTCAACGCTCGTTTGATCACGCCGTATCCGTAGCCGAAGTCGCAGCCTCCATTGGTGCGGGCCTGGCCAAGGCCACCCTGGCCGGCAAGGTCGACGGCAAGCTGGTCGACGCCTGCGACCTGATCACTCACGACGCCACCCTGCAGATCATCACCCCTAAAGATGAAGAGGGACTGGAGATCATCCGTCACTCGTGCGCCCACCTGATTGGCCACGCAGTGAAACAGCTGTACCCGACCGCCAAAATGGTGATCGGCCCGGTGATCGACGAAGGCTTCTATTACGACATCGCCTATGAGCGCCCCTTCACCCCAGAAGACATGGCCGCCATCGAAAAGCGCATGCTGCAGCTGATCGAGAAGGACTACGACGTCGTCAAAAAGATGACCCCGCGCGCCGAAGTCATCGACGTATTCAAGACCCGTGGCGAAGACTACAAGCTGCGCCTGGTCGAAGAGATGCCGGATGAACAGGCCATGGGCCTGTACTACCACGAAGAATACGTCGACATGTGCCGCGGTCCGCACGTGCCGAATACGCGCTTCCTCAAGGCATTCAAGCTGACCAAGCTGTCCGGTGCCTACTGGCGCGGCGATGCCAAGAACGAGCAGCTGCAACGGGTCTATGGCACCGCCTGGGCTGACAAGAAGCAGCTGGCCGCCTATATCCAGCGCATCGAAGAAGCCGAAAAACGCGACCACCGCAAGATCGGCAAGCAGCTCGACCTCTTCCACTTGCAGGAAGAAGCCCCGGGCATGGTGTTCTGGCACCCGGACGGCTGGACCGTCTATCAGGTGCTTGAGCAGTACATGCGCAAGGTCCAGCGCGACAACAACTACCTCGAGATCAAAACCCCGCAGGTTGTTGACCGTATTCTCTGGGAACGCTCCGGCCACTGGTCCAACTACGCCGAGAACATGTTCACCACGTCGTCGGAAAACCGTGACTACGCGGTCAAGCCGATGAACTGCCCGTGCCACGTGCAGGTGTTCAACCAGGGCCTGAAGTCGTACCGCGACCTGCCGATGCGTCTGGCCGAGTTCGGTGCCTGCCACCGTAACGAGCCGTCTGGCGCCCTGCACGGCATCATGCGTGTGCGTGGCTTCACTCAGGATGACGCGCACATCTTCTGCACCGAAGATCAGGTGAAAAAAGAGGCTGCCGACTTCATCAAGCTGACCCTGGACGTCTACAAGGACTTCGGTTTCAGCGACATCGCCATGAAGCTGTCGACCCGTCCGGCCAAGCGTGTGGGCTCTGAAGAGCTGTGGGATCGCGCCGAAGGTGCGTTGGCCGACGCTCTGAACGAGTCGGGCCTGGAGTGGGAATACCAGCCGGGTGAGGGCGCGTTCTACGGTCCGAAGATCGAATTCACCCTGCGCGACTGCCTCGGCCGTAACTGGCAGTGTGGTACCCTGCAGTACGATCCGAACCTGCCAGAGCGCCTGGATGCCAGCTACATCGCCGAAGATAACAGCCGTAAGCGCCCGGTAATGCTGCACCGCGCCATCCTCGGTTCGTTCGAACGCTTCATCGGCATGCTCATCGAGCATTACGCTGGCGTGTTCCCGGCATGGCTCGCACCGACCCAGGCGGTGATCATGAACATCACCGACAAACAGGCCGATTTTGCCCTTGAGGTTGAGAAATCTCTGAACGGTAGTGGTTTCCGTGCCAAGTCGGACTTGAGAAATGAGAAGATCGGCTTTAAAATCCGCGAGCATACTTTGCTCAAGGTCCCGTACCTTTTGGTTATAGGGGATCGCGAAGTCGAAACGCAAACCGTCGCTGTGCGTACTCGCGAAGGCGCAGACCTGGGCTCCATGCCCGTCGCCCAATTCGCTGAGCTTCTGACACAAGCGGTTTCCCGGCGTGGTCGCCAAGAATCGGAGTAA
- a CDS encoding cold-shock protein, which yields MSNRQQGTVKWFNDEKGYGFITPQSGGDDLFVHFKAIESDGFKSLKEGQTVSFVAEKGQKGMQAAQVRPE from the coding sequence ATGTCCAATCGCCAACAAGGCACCGTCAAATGGTTCAATGATGAAAAAGGCTACGGTTTCATCACCCCACAAAGCGGCGGCGACGACCTGTTCGTACACTTCAAGGCCATCGAATCTGACGGCTTCAAGAGCCTGAAAGAAGGCCAGACTGTTTCCTTCGTGGCCGAAAAAGGCCAGAAAGGCATGCAGGCTGCACAGGTTCGTCCGGAGTAA
- a CDS encoding I78 family peptidase inhibitor: MFRTRAYLATLAVAAVLAGCSTGGNSAGSAPGASAGNDGRCEASGADFAIGKPGSADLLEQARKASGSQMARILKPHDVVTLEYRSERLNLNVDEQGVVTRVNCG, from the coding sequence ATGTTCCGTACCCGTGCTTACCTGGCGACCCTGGCGGTGGCTGCTGTCCTGGCTGGTTGCAGTACAGGCGGCAATTCCGCCGGCAGTGCACCTGGCGCGTCGGCAGGCAACGATGGTCGCTGTGAAGCCAGCGGCGCTGATTTCGCCATCGGCAAGCCGGGCAGTGCAGACCTGCTGGAGCAGGCGCGCAAGGCCAGTGGCTCGCAGATGGCACGTATCCTCAAGCCGCACGATGTGGTGACCCTTGAGTACCGCTCCGAGCGCCTCAACCTGAATGTGGACGAGCAGGGTGTGGTTACCCGCGTCAACTGCGGCTAA
- a CDS encoding nucleoside hydrolase, with amino-acid sequence MFEPLLQGLTLMAAAATTTLQAAPRDLIIDTDPGADDVVALFLAMASPEELNIRAITTVAGNVRLDKTSRNARLAREWAGREDIPVYAGAGRPLVRAPIYAADVHGEEGLTGVPVHEPKKPLAKGNAVQYLVDTLGAAKPNSITIAMLGPQTNLALALIQRPEIAKGIKEVVVMGGAHFNGGNITPAAEFNLYADPHAAEVVLASGVPLTYLPLDVTHKLLTSEARLKQIAAVNNQASQRVVDILNAYITHDMDLYGMPGGPVHDASVIAYLLKPELFTGRRIHMGVDSREGPTFGQTIADWYGVLKQPANVMWVGEGDAQGFFDLLSARLARLQ; translated from the coding sequence ATGTTCGAACCCCTGCTACAAGGACTCACCCTCATGGCTGCAGCTGCCACCACCACCCTCCAGGCCGCCCCGCGTGACCTGATCATCGACACCGACCCCGGTGCCGACGACGTGGTCGCGCTGTTCCTGGCCATGGCCTCGCCCGAGGAGCTGAACATCCGCGCCATCACCACTGTGGCAGGCAACGTGCGCCTCGATAAAACGTCGCGCAACGCCCGCCTGGCCCGCGAATGGGCTGGCCGCGAAGACATCCCGGTGTACGCCGGTGCAGGGCGGCCATTGGTGCGCGCCCCCATCTATGCTGCCGACGTCCATGGCGAAGAAGGCCTGACCGGCGTCCCGGTGCATGAGCCGAAAAAGCCGCTGGCCAAAGGCAATGCCGTGCAGTACCTGGTCGATACCCTCGGTGCCGCCAAGCCCAACAGCATCACCATCGCCATGCTCGGCCCGCAGACCAACTTGGCCCTGGCGTTAATTCAGCGCCCAGAAATCGCCAAAGGTATCAAGGAGGTGGTGGTCATGGGCGGTGCCCACTTCAATGGCGGCAACATCACGCCCGCAGCAGAATTTAACCTGTACGCCGACCCGCATGCCGCCGAGGTGGTGTTGGCCAGTGGCGTGCCGCTGACCTACCTGCCGCTGGATGTCACCCACAAACTACTCACCAGCGAGGCACGCCTGAAGCAGATCGCGGCGGTGAACAACCAGGCCAGCCAGCGTGTCGTGGACATTCTCAATGCCTACATCACCCACGACATGGACCTGTATGGCATGCCAGGTGGCCCGGTACATGACGCCAGCGTCATCGCCTATCTGCTCAAGCCCGAGCTGTTCACTGGCCGGCGTATTCACATGGGCGTCGACAGCCGCGAAGGCCCGACCTTCGGTCAGACCATCGCCGACTGGTACGGCGTGCTCAAGCAGCCCGCCAATGTGATGTGGGTGGGGGAGGGGGACGCCCAGGGTTTCTTCGACTTGCTCAGCGCGCGCCTGGCTCGATTGCAATAG
- the rbsD gene encoding D-ribose pyranase, whose amino-acid sequence MKKTALLNIALSRTIAGLGHGDILVIGDAGLPVPPGVELIDLALTPGIPDFASVLRVVLSEMQVERHVLAEEMQKVVPPGLVEIERLRGKLGKREWLSHDDFKVLSRSARAVVRTGECQPYSNIALISGVTF is encoded by the coding sequence ATGAAGAAGACCGCGCTGCTCAATATCGCCTTGTCACGAACCATCGCCGGGTTGGGGCATGGCGACATCCTGGTGATCGGCGATGCCGGGCTGCCGGTGCCGCCTGGCGTCGAGTTGATCGACCTGGCGTTGACCCCGGGCATACCGGATTTTGCCAGCGTGCTGCGGGTGGTGCTGAGCGAGATGCAGGTGGAGCGGCATGTGCTGGCCGAGGAAATGCAAAAAGTGGTGCCGCCCGGGCTGGTCGAGATCGAACGTTTGCGCGGCAAGCTGGGCAAGCGGGAATGGCTGAGTCATGACGATTTCAAAGTGCTGTCGCGCAGTGCGCGTGCCGTGGTGCGCACGGGGGAGTGTCAGCCGTACAGCAACATTGCGTTGATCTCAGGCGTTACGTTCTGA
- the rbsK gene encoding ribokinase, translating into MHAKVVVVGSLNMDLVARAQRLPRAGETLPGEAFFTVPGGKGANQAVAVARLGGSVAMIGNIGDDAYGQQLRKALEREGVDCQAVSVCQGVCSGVALITVDAASQNCIVIIPGGNGLLTPQSVQRFDKLLQAADVIICQLEVPAETVAWALARGRELGKCVILNPAPATGPLPAAWFAHIDYLTPNESEAEALTGIAVSDQGSALRAGERLLQLGAGKVIITLGAQGALRVTPQGHQHFPAPKVQPLDTTAAGDTFIGGFAAALVRGLEEGEAIAFGQRAAALSVTRAGAQPSIPYLSELQP; encoded by the coding sequence ATGCATGCCAAGGTAGTGGTGGTCGGTAGCCTAAACATGGACCTCGTTGCCCGCGCCCAGCGCTTGCCACGGGCCGGCGAAACCCTGCCGGGTGAGGCGTTTTTCACCGTGCCCGGTGGCAAGGGCGCCAACCAGGCGGTGGCGGTGGCACGGCTGGGCGGCAGTGTGGCGATGATCGGCAACATCGGGGATGACGCCTACGGCCAGCAACTGCGCAAGGCGCTGGAGCGCGAAGGCGTCGATTGCCAGGCGGTGAGCGTGTGCCAAGGGGTTTGTAGCGGTGTGGCGCTGATCACCGTCGATGCCGCCAGCCAGAACTGCATTGTCATCATCCCTGGCGGCAATGGCCTGCTGACGCCGCAGTCGGTGCAGCGCTTCGACAAGTTGCTGCAGGCGGCCGACGTCATCATCTGCCAGCTGGAGGTGCCGGCCGAGACGGTGGCCTGGGCCTTGGCCAGAGGGCGCGAACTGGGCAAGTGCGTGATCCTCAACCCGGCGCCCGCCACAGGCCCGTTGCCAGCTGCCTGGTTCGCCCATATCGATTACCTGACCCCCAATGAAAGCGAGGCCGAAGCACTGACCGGTATCGCCGTCAGCGACCAGGGCAGTGCGCTTCGCGCCGGTGAGCGGCTGCTGCAACTGGGGGCCGGCAAGGTGATCATCACCCTCGGCGCCCAAGGCGCCTTGCGGGTGACCCCGCAGGGCCATCAGCACTTCCCTGCGCCCAAGGTGCAGCCGCTGGACACCACGGCCGCAGGCGACACGTTCATTGGTGGTTTTGCAGCGGCCCTGGTGCGGGGCCTGGAAGAGGGTGAGGCGATCGCCTTCGGCCAGCGCGCTGCAGCATTGTCGGTCACCCGCGCTGGGGCGCAACCGTCAATTCCCTACCTCTCGGAGCTGCAGCCATGA
- a CDS encoding LacI family DNA-binding transcriptional regulator, whose amino-acid sequence MATIKDVAALAGISYTTVSHVLNKTRPVSEQVRLKVEAAIVELDYVPSAVARSLKARSTATIGLLVPNSVNPYFAELARGIEDACERNGYCVILCNSDDNPQKQRSYLRVLLEKRIDGLVVASVGEDSDLLQSLACVRTPMVIVDRELEGVDADLVRIDHEHGAYLATRHLLELGHRDIAYIGGPAATGVSQLRLAGFRRAMREADATVQPTRVLHCDFTSPGGHGAAAQLLDGARPTAIFAGNDMIGFGVLRAAAERNINVPGELSVIGFDDIELSRYVYPPLTTVGQSIRELGENAAALLLSRIATPRQGSAEQRIVAPRIVQRESTGPRPDLFNDYR is encoded by the coding sequence ATGGCCACCATCAAAGACGTCGCGGCACTGGCGGGTATTTCCTACACCACCGTGTCCCATGTACTAAACAAGACCCGCCCTGTCAGTGAGCAGGTGCGGCTCAAAGTCGAGGCCGCCATTGTCGAGCTCGACTATGTACCCAGCGCGGTGGCGCGCTCGCTCAAGGCGCGCAGCACCGCCACCATCGGTTTGTTGGTGCCCAATAGCGTCAACCCGTACTTCGCCGAACTGGCGCGCGGCATCGAGGACGCCTGCGAGCGCAACGGCTATTGCGTGATCCTGTGCAACTCTGATGACAACCCGCAGAAGCAGCGCAGCTACCTGCGTGTGCTGCTGGAAAAGCGCATCGACGGCCTGGTGGTGGCGTCCGTGGGCGAAGACAGCGACCTGCTGCAAAGCCTGGCCTGCGTGCGCACGCCCATGGTTATTGTCGACCGCGAGCTGGAGGGGGTTGACGCCGATCTGGTGCGCATCGACCACGAACATGGCGCCTACCTCGCCACCCGGCACCTGCTGGAGCTTGGTCATCGCGACATCGCCTACATCGGCGGCCCCGCCGCGACTGGCGTCAGCCAACTGCGCCTGGCCGGTTTCCGTCGGGCCATGCGTGAGGCAGACGCAACGGTGCAACCGACCCGCGTGCTGCATTGCGACTTCACCAGCCCAGGCGGCCATGGTGCGGCGGCGCAGTTGCTCGATGGCGCCCGGCCTACGGCGATCTTCGCCGGTAACGACATGATCGGCTTTGGCGTGCTGCGTGCCGCCGCCGAGCGCAACATCAACGTGCCGGGCGAGCTGTCGGTGATCGGCTTCGACGACATCGAGCTCAGCCGCTACGTGTACCCGCCGTTGACCACCGTGGGCCAGTCGATCCGCGAGCTGGGCGAAAACGCCGCAGCACTGCTGCTCTCGCGCATCGCCACGCCTCGGCAAGGTTCGGCGGAACAACGCATCGTTGCCCCGCGCATCGTCCAGCGCGAGTCCACTGGGCCACGCCCGGACCTGTTCAATGATTACCGCTAA